A stretch of Gossypium hirsutum isolate 1008001.06 chromosome A06, Gossypium_hirsutum_v2.1, whole genome shotgun sequence DNA encodes these proteins:
- the LOC107961705 gene encoding uncharacterized protein, with amino-acid sequence MAGENKSSARPWGTLEELLLVCAVNRHGTKSWDSIASELQNRRLTSSFLPSFTPQLCKDKFFDLKRRFMSTNGASSSSSLVDQLRRIRVEELRREVQERDVSIVSLELKVKRLEEERERSSKEETDLDDRQNILSPDTVAGTPAGGDGSGDLDDRSFNESNSTSQKPELTTLATIIVKDEQNDAREVVGERKAQVITEPIEPRGENEIDPVRTGEGPVNERLNGEEHDNKKQVSDVQSSASLSKKKRCNGSSKGGSTSREEREGDEVSPAMKRAPAVKPESMVRLLGIIRSHRLGSALDRRQRSQESARYKNLIRQHMDLQRIQTRLDKGVYSECSTKFLRDLLLLFNNLIVFHHKSSPERIAAQQLRALVLKEMTHMLPKQSETDDVAKPNKSSTIVACGKRRSSKAVTKNASTSTRRGDEKERGVEEKKFDGSCPIATDDMGIRKKRSKERVVSGRRNLLRTSSTSEETKHEYGGNELSSHDAVEKKVDIKKENNNHNNNNKARKKQGAASFLKRMKQNSPREVMEKDEDDDEDDDSEDHSKDEKEKGRVERVTRSSGGRGARAKRGVGRPPKVVAESTGKRGRDNVENEVGLGGTGRARKRGRR; translated from the exons ATGGCTGGGGAAAACAAATCAAGCGCGCGACCTTGGGGTACATTAGAGGAACTCCTCCTTGTATGTGCCGTCAACCGCCACGGCACTAAAAGCTGGGATTCTATCGCCTCGGAACTTCAGAATCGGAGACTCACTTCTTCCTTTCTTCCTTCCTTCACTCCACAACTCTGTAAAGACAAGTTTTTTGATCTTAAACGACGCTTCATGTCCACAAATGGcgcctcttcttcctctagtttgGTTGACCAGCTTCGAAGGATTCGCGTAGAAGAGCTCCGTCGAGAGGTTCAAGAACGTGACGTTTCAATCGT GTCCTTGGAATTGAAGGTCAAGAGATTGGAGGAGGAAAGAGAGCGGAGTTCTAAAGAGGAGACAGATCTGGATGACCGACAGAATATTTTATCACCGGATACCGTCGCCGGCACACCCGCCGGCGGTGATGGCTCCGGTGATCTCGATGACCGATCATTCAACGAGTCCAACTCCACCAGTCAAAAACCCGAGCTGACCACGTTGGCCACTATTATTGTTAAAGACGAGCAAAACGATGCCCGAGAAGTGGTAGGAGAAAGGAAGGCACAAGTTATAACAGAGCCGATCGAACCGAGAGGTGAAAATGAGATTGATCCGGTTCGAACCGGGGAAGGGCCGGTTAATGAACGATTAAATGGTGAAGAACATGATAATAAGAAGCAGGTGAGTGACGTACAAagttcggctagtttatccaagaAGAAAAGATGTAATGGTAGTAGTAAGGGCGGAAGCACCAGCAGAGAGGAACGTGAGGGAGATGAGGTTTCTCCCGCCATGAAGCGAGCCCCGGCGGTGAAGCCCGAGTCCATGGTTAGGCTTTTAGGGATCATCCGCTCTCATCGGCTCGGCTCGGCTTTGGATCGCCGCCAACGGAGCcag GAATCTGCAAGATACAAAAACCTGATAAGGCAACACATGGATCTCCAAAGAATTCAAACCAGGCTTGATAAAGGTGTCTACTCTGAATGCAGCACAAAGTTCTTGAGGGATCTCCTCCTTTTATTCAACAATCTCATCGTATTTCACCACAAAAGTTCTCCCGAACGTATTGCTGCTCAACAACTCCGGGCATTGGTGTTGAAGGAAATGACCCATATGCTTCCAAAACAATCCGAAACCGATGATGTTGCGAAACCCAACAAATCTTCTACTATAGTCGCATGTGGCAAACGCAGATCTTCCAAGGCAGTAACAAAGAATGCTTCTACTAGTACTAGGAGAGGAGATGAAAAAGAAAGAGGCGTTGAAGAGAAGAAGTTTGATGGTAGTTGTCCTATTGCGACTGATGACATGGgcataagaaagaaaagaagtaaaGAAAGAGTGGTTTCAGGCCGTCGAAACTTATTAAGAACGAGCAGCACCAGTGAGGAGACAAAGCATGAGTATGGTGGTAATGAGCTTAGCTCTCATGACGCTGTGGAGAAGAAGGTGGAtattaagaaagaaaataataatcaCAACAACAATAATAAGGCAAGAAAGAAACAAGGAGCAGCAAGTTTCTTGAAAAGAATGAAGCAAAATTCACCACGTGAAGTGATGGAGAAAGACGaggatgatgatgaagatgatgattcGGAGGATCATAGTAAAGATGAAAAAGAGAAGGGGAGGGTGGAGAGGGTTACCCGGAGTTCAGGAGGAAGAGGGGCGAGGGCGAAGAGAGGGGTTGGGAGGCCACCGAAGGTGGTGGCGGAGTCGACGGGAAAGAGAGGGAGGGACAACGTTGAGAATGAGGTGGGATTGGGAGGTACGGGAAGGGCTAGGAAACGAGGTAGAAGGTGA